A stretch of Chitinophaga caeni DNA encodes these proteins:
- a CDS encoding glycosyltransferase family protein has product MISKGIDGYFVINDFLLKNDLIAQSPKPFYSFYPVFFPKYKDSFKILKTGQEFWFCIPGSVSYKRKDYKLLIDIAAQLKAYNNFKFIILGKMNPDHEDAADFIKKIKENDVADKFTLFDLFIPNPVFHEYISNSDCLLLPFNKEHNSYINYKITGAINLAIAHQKKIITSSDLKIIDDIVNNSFFYNDPAELLFYIKEIINGNRDLSFVNNPKWSFEHQQKQYLSALGITVKN; this is encoded by the coding sequence TTGATTTCTAAAGGTATTGATGGATATTTTGTTATTAACGATTTTCTTTTAAAGAATGATTTAATTGCACAATCCCCGAAGCCTTTTTATAGCTTCTACCCCGTATTTTTCCCAAAATATAAAGATTCTTTTAAAATTCTAAAAACGGGGCAAGAATTTTGGTTCTGCATCCCGGGTAGCGTTTCTTACAAAAGGAAGGATTATAAATTATTGATCGATATCGCGGCGCAACTGAAGGCTTATAACAATTTTAAATTCATCATATTAGGAAAGATGAACCCGGATCATGAAGATGCGGCCGACTTTATAAAAAAAATAAAGGAAAATGATGTTGCTGACAAATTCACTTTATTCGATCTATTTATTCCGAACCCGGTCTTCCATGAATATATATCTAACTCGGACTGCCTCCTGCTTCCCTTTAATAAAGAACATAATTCATATATCAATTATAAAATTACAGGCGCTATAAATCTCGCCATTGCTCATCAAAAGAAAATTATAACATCTTCTGATTTAAAAATCATTGATGATATCGTTAATAATAGCTTTTTCTACAATGATCCCGCCGAATTATTGTTTTATATCAAGGAAATCATTAACGGGAATAGGGATCTTTCTTTTGTAAACAATCCAAAATGGAGCTTCGAACATCAACAAAAGCAATATCTATCTGCACTTGGTATTACCGTGAAAAATTGA
- the pgi gene encoding glucose-6-phosphate isomerase, with the protein MFPSTNPTHTGSWKALTNHAEEMRKVQMRDLFAKDATRFDKYHLKIEDILFDYSKNIITDETLQLLQALAIECGVPEAIKAMFSAEKINQTENRAVLHVALRNRGNTPILLDGQDVMPEVNKVLAKMQDCCRKIHSGEWKGYTGKKIKYFVNIGIGGSDLGPVMVTEALKPYWIDGIETYFVSNVDGTHIVETLKKVNPEETLFLIASKTFTTQETMTNAHTARDWFLDAAKDEKHVASHFVALSTNEEAVKSFGIDPANMFEFWDWVGGRYSLWSAIGLSIALTIGYDNFVALLEGAHATDEHFRNTPAEQNIPLIMALIGLWYGNFFDAHTEAILPYDQYMHRFAAYFQQGNMESNGKYVDRNGHPVSYQTGPVVWGEPGTNGQHAFYQLIHQGTKLIPCDFIAPAISHNPVGDHHQKLLSNFFAQTEALMNGKSAAAAKAELEKTGMPATGIEKLVPFKVFTGNRPTNSFLLKEITPRSLGTLVAMYEHKIFVQGVIWNIFSFDQWGVELGKQLANNILPELKGNERITSHDSSTNGLINAYKLMRN; encoded by the coding sequence ATGTTTCCAAGTACGAATCCTACACATACCGGCTCATGGAAAGCCTTGACGAATCATGCGGAAGAGATGCGCAAAGTTCAAATGCGCGATTTATTTGCAAAAGATGCGACCCGGTTTGATAAATATCATTTAAAGATCGAAGATATACTGTTCGATTATTCTAAAAATATTATTACGGATGAGACCCTTCAACTGCTACAAGCCCTAGCCATCGAATGCGGTGTTCCCGAAGCTATCAAGGCGATGTTTTCCGCTGAAAAAATAAACCAAACGGAAAACAGGGCTGTTCTTCATGTAGCCTTACGTAACCGCGGCAACACGCCGATTTTGCTGGACGGTCAAGATGTAATGCCGGAAGTAAACAAGGTATTAGCGAAGATGCAAGATTGCTGCCGCAAGATCCATAGCGGCGAATGGAAAGGTTATACGGGTAAGAAAATAAAGTACTTTGTAAATATCGGCATCGGGGGATCAGATTTGGGTCCCGTGATGGTTACCGAGGCTTTGAAACCTTACTGGATCGATGGAATAGAAACTTACTTCGTTTCTAATGTCGACGGCACCCATATCGTTGAAACGCTCAAGAAAGTAAATCCTGAAGAAACATTATTCCTCATAGCATCCAAAACATTTACAACGCAAGAAACCATGACCAATGCACATACTGCGAGGGACTGGTTTTTAGATGCGGCGAAAGACGAAAAACACGTGGCCAGTCATTTCGTGGCACTTTCTACTAATGAAGAAGCGGTGAAATCGTTCGGTATTGACCCGGCCAATATGTTCGAATTTTGGGATTGGGTCGGCGGAAGATACTCATTATGGTCTGCCATCGGCCTGTCAATCGCTTTGACGATCGGTTACGATAATTTCGTGGCCTTACTCGAAGGCGCTCATGCTACCGATGAGCATTTCAGGAATACTCCCGCCGAACAAAATATACCGCTGATCATGGCATTAATCGGCCTCTGGTACGGTAATTTCTTCGATGCGCACACGGAAGCGATTCTTCCCTACGACCAATATATGCACCGTTTCGCGGCTTATTTCCAACAAGGCAACATGGAAAGTAACGGCAAATACGTAGATCGCAACGGTCACCCGGTAAGTTATCAAACCGGGCCCGTAGTTTGGGGAGAACCCGGAACAAATGGCCAACACGCCTTTTACCAATTGATCCACCAGGGAACCAAGTTGATACCATGTGATTTTATTGCACCCGCCATTAGCCATAATCCCGTGGGAGATCATCATCAAAAGTTATTATCCAACTTTTTTGCTCAAACCGAGGCATTAATGAACGGTAAATCAGCAGCGGCAGCGAAAGCCGAGTTGGAAAAAACGGGTATGCCGGCAACGGGGATTGAGAAATTAGTCCCATTTAAAGTGTTCACCGGAAATAGACCTACAAATTCCTTCTTGCTTAAGGAGATCACCCCGAGAAGCTTGGGAACATTGGTTGCGATGTATGAACACAAAATTTTTGTACAGGGAGTAATATGGAACATCTTTAGTTTTGACCAGTGGGGAGTGGAGCTAGGCAAACAACTCGCCAATAACATCCTTCCTGAACTAAAGGGTAATGAAAGGATCACTAGCCATGATTCTTCAACAAACGGTTTAATTAACGCTTATAAATTGATGCGTAATTAA
- a CDS encoding MgtC/SapB family protein — protein sequence MNDPLLIESVYKILFSLLTGAILGFERELRRKPAGIRTITLLCAGSALFTILSIQIGYPGNMDRVASNILTGVGFIGAGVIFKGEFSIDGITTATTIWIAAALGMAIGMDKYWLAGITLTSALVVLRVLQYVEDWITRTRERKMYTVMYKNEDMTEADILAIFQQFHLQHKKVATMRKESIVEEKYEISGPIKNMEAMNRSLMVNPLIHSFIVQVNI from the coding sequence ATGAATGATCCCTTGCTGATAGAATCGGTTTACAAGATCCTCTTTTCGTTGCTTACCGGGGCGATACTAGGATTTGAGCGGGAATTGCGGCGCAAACCCGCCGGGATCAGGACAATCACCTTGCTTTGTGCAGGATCCGCCCTATTCACGATTTTGAGCATCCAGATCGGTTACCCTGGCAATATGGACAGGGTGGCATCAAATATTTTAACGGGTGTAGGATTTATCGGCGCCGGGGTCATTTTCAAGGGAGAATTCTCGATAGACGGCATCACTACCGCAACGACTATCTGGATTGCCGCCGCCCTGGGCATGGCGATCGGAATGGATAAGTACTGGTTGGCCGGTATTACATTAACCTCCGCCCTCGTAGTTTTAAGGGTATTACAATACGTGGAAGACTGGATCACACGGACCAGGGAACGAAAAATGTACACGGTGATGTACAAAAATGAAGATATGACGGAAGCCGATATCCTCGCGATCTTCCAACAATTTCATCTCCAGCACAAAAAGGTAGCCACCATGAGGAAGGAATCTATCGTAGAAGAGAAATACGAGATATCCGGACCAATAAAAAACATGGAAGCGATGAATCGTTCGCTGATGGTGAACCCATTAATACATTCCTTTATCGTGCAGGTAAACATTTAA
- a CDS encoding ABC transporter ATP-binding protein, whose translation MKHLATLNKYFLRYKWRFLLGLLFTAISIVFSIFQPILVRQIFDLLEQNLDSYHLIDHTSVKSAFRGQFSSVLAFYGLSILGFALLSGFFMFLQRQTLVVMSRFIEYDLKNAIYKHYQELDLSFYKIHRTGDLMSRITEDVSRVRMYVGPAVMYATRTVIMMVIIIYLMLKVNPLLTLYTLSPLPILAITIYFVNRIIHKKSEKIQAQLSNITTVAQESYSGIRVIKSYVQEDPSVKHFDDASEAYKKSSISLAKTDALYQPSMALMIGLSVVTTIFIGGMQVIKGNITVGNLAEFVIYVNMLTFPFFSIGWVASMIQRAAASQQRINEFLQVKPDISNPENPVDATFKGDIHFENINFMYSHTGIQALKNFNLKIKEGEKVAIIGRTGSGKTTLAQLLIRMFDPQSGKIKIDGIDIKEMSLESLRTQVSYVPQDLFLFSDSIANNIRFGAPGADMEAIKTAAKQASVEKDILQFPEGFETVIGERGVTLSGGQKQRVSIARGLLKDPNILVFDDCLSAVDARTEKEIIGNLYAFLKDKTAIIITHRIFSLFEFDKIIVLEEGRIIEEGTHEALLLKNGYYAEMYQRQQKGEEENVTE comes from the coding sequence TTGAAACATCTCGCGACGCTCAATAAGTATTTCCTGCGCTATAAATGGCGTTTTTTGCTTGGATTATTGTTTACAGCCATCTCTATCGTATTCAGTATTTTTCAACCCATTTTAGTACGTCAAATCTTCGATTTGCTGGAGCAGAACCTAGATTCTTATCACCTGATCGATCATACCAGCGTAAAATCTGCTTTCCGCGGACAGTTTTCTTCCGTATTGGCTTTTTATGGCCTTTCTATCCTGGGCTTTGCCTTATTGAGTGGCTTCTTCATGTTTTTACAGCGTCAAACGCTCGTCGTGATGAGCCGATTTATAGAATACGATTTAAAGAATGCTATATATAAACATTACCAGGAATTGGATCTTAGCTTTTACAAGATTCACCGCACCGGTGACCTGATGAGCCGTATTACGGAAGATGTTTCCCGTGTAAGGATGTACGTGGGACCGGCGGTTATGTATGCCACCCGTACCGTGATCATGATGGTAATTATTATTTACCTGATGCTCAAGGTAAACCCGTTGTTAACGCTTTACACTTTATCCCCGCTCCCGATACTCGCGATCACGATCTATTTTGTTAACCGCATCATCCATAAAAAAAGTGAGAAGATCCAAGCGCAGCTATCAAATATTACTACGGTGGCGCAGGAGTCTTATTCTGGAATCCGCGTAATAAAATCGTATGTCCAGGAAGATCCCAGTGTAAAACATTTTGATGATGCTAGCGAAGCTTATAAGAAAAGCTCTATCAGCCTCGCTAAAACTGATGCCCTGTACCAGCCTAGTATGGCCTTGATGATAGGTTTAAGTGTTGTAACTACAATTTTTATCGGCGGGATGCAGGTCATCAAGGGAAATATTACGGTGGGTAACTTGGCAGAATTTGTCATTTATGTAAATATGCTCACTTTTCCCTTTTTCTCCATCGGCTGGGTCGCTTCCATGATTCAAAGGGCCGCTGCATCACAGCAACGGATCAACGAATTTTTACAAGTAAAGCCGGATATCAGCAATCCTGAAAATCCCGTAGACGCTACTTTCAAAGGGGATATTCATTTTGAGAATATTAATTTCATGTATAGCCATACGGGAATTCAAGCGCTTAAGAATTTTAATTTAAAAATTAAGGAAGGTGAAAAGGTTGCTATCATTGGCCGCACCGGTTCCGGCAAAACAACGTTAGCACAATTACTGATCAGGATGTTCGATCCGCAGTCGGGTAAGATTAAAATCGATGGCATCGATATAAAGGAAATGTCCCTGGAAAGCTTAAGGACACAGGTTAGTTACGTGCCGCAAGACCTGTTTTTATTCTCGGATTCCATCGCTAATAACATCCGTTTCGGTGCGCCGGGGGCGGATATGGAGGCAATAAAAACCGCTGCTAAGCAAGCTTCGGTGGAGAAGGATATTTTGCAATTCCCGGAAGGCTTCGAGACGGTGATAGGAGAGCGTGGCGTTACCTTGAGCGGCGGACAAAAACAACGTGTATCCATTGCCAGGGGTTTGTTGAAGGATCCTAATATATTAGTGTTCGACGATTGCTTATCAGCCGTAGATGCCCGTACAGAGAAGGAAATCATCGGTAACCTGTATGCATTTTTGAAGGATAAAACCGCTATCATCATTACCCATAGAATATTTTCATTATTCGAATTTGATAAGATAATCGTGTTAGAAGAGGGTAGAATCATCGAGGAAGGCACGCATGAAGCACTACTCTTGAAGAACGGTTACTACGCGGAAATGTACCAGCGCCAGCAGAAAGGGGAAGAAGAGAACGTAACAGAATAG
- a CDS encoding phosphoribosylaminoimidazolesuccinocarboxamide synthase, translating into MSESTYQFPGQTGFYKGKVRDVYTIEDKWLAMVVSNRISAFDVVLPRPIPYKGQVLNQIAEIMLDATKDIVPNWVKAVPTPNCTVGLKCETYPVEMVVRGNLTGHAWRTYKSGKRELCGVPLPEGLKENDFFPNPIITPTTKAHEGHDEDISREEIIAQGLVSKEEYEQLEKYTLALFERGRKLAAERGLILVDTKYEFGHIDGQIYVIDEIHTPDSSRFFYAEGFEERQAAGEAQKQLSKEFVREWLMENGFQGKEGQQVPTMTDEFVNSVSERYIELFEKITGRTFEKVDISEEEAKAKIIACIDSLK; encoded by the coding sequence ATGTCTGAATCAACTTATCAATTTCCCGGCCAAACTGGTTTCTACAAAGGTAAAGTTCGCGATGTTTATACCATCGAGGACAAATGGTTAGCGATGGTGGTAAGCAACAGGATCTCTGCATTCGATGTTGTATTGCCTCGTCCGATCCCTTACAAGGGCCAAGTTTTAAACCAAATCGCTGAAATTATGCTCGATGCCACCAAGGATATCGTGCCTAACTGGGTGAAAGCTGTTCCCACTCCAAACTGCACCGTTGGTTTGAAATGTGAGACGTACCCCGTTGAGATGGTCGTTCGTGGCAATTTGACCGGTCATGCTTGGAGGACTTACAAAAGCGGTAAACGCGAGCTTTGCGGCGTTCCATTGCCGGAAGGTTTAAAAGAAAATGATTTCTTCCCGAACCCGATCATTACCCCGACAACCAAGGCCCATGAAGGCCATGACGAGGATATTTCCCGCGAAGAAATTATCGCTCAAGGCTTGGTAAGTAAAGAGGAGTACGAGCAATTAGAAAAATATACCTTGGCTTTATTCGAGCGTGGCCGCAAACTTGCTGCTGAACGTGGTTTGATCTTGGTTGATACCAAGTATGAATTCGGTCATATCGATGGACAAATCTACGTGATCGACGAGATTCATACCCCGGATTCATCCCGCTTCTTCTATGCTGAAGGTTTCGAAGAAAGACAGGCTGCCGGCGAAGCCCAAAAGCAACTGAGTAAGGAATTCGTTCGCGAATGGTTGATGGAAAACGGTTTTCAAGGTAAAGAAGGTCAACAAGTGCCTACTATGACCGACGAATTTGTAAATAGCGTGAGCGAGCGTTATATCGAATTATTCGAGAAAATTACCGGTCGTACATTCGAAAAAGTTGATATTTCCGAGGAAGAGGCGAAGGCGAAAATCATCGCTTGTATCGATTCTTTGAAATAA
- a CDS encoding DUF3276 family protein — MAYENNNQQERNNDSIFSKRLKAGKRRTYFFDVKTTRGNDYFLTITESKKRFNDNGYDRHKVFLYKEDFNKFLNALTETINYVKTELMPDFDFDAYNHDYSGENEQDEVGVEASSSTETEEEVTETTTAAATTSAAPTSSNEDVDKW, encoded by the coding sequence GTGGCGTACGAAAACAACAATCAGCAGGAAAGAAACAATGACAGCATCTTTTCTAAGCGATTGAAAGCGGGTAAAAGAAGAACTTATTTCTTTGATGTTAAAACCACTCGTGGCAATGATTACTTTCTAACCATCACCGAAAGTAAAAAACGTTTTAACGATAATGGTTATGACAGGCATAAAGTTTTCTTGTATAAAGAAGATTTTAACAAGTTCCTGAATGCATTAACAGAAACAATCAATTACGTGAAAACTGAATTGATGCCCGACTTCGACTTTGATGCTTATAACCACGATTATTCTGGGGAAAATGAGCAAGATGAAGTAGGCGTTGAAGCTAGTTCATCAACTGAAACAGAAGAAGAAGTAACAGAAACAACAACTGCTGCTGCTACTACTTCTGCTGCTCCAACATCTTCTAACGAGGATGTAGACAAGTGGTAA
- a CDS encoding EamA family transporter has translation MGTAGQPKTNLLIPALLAVYIIWGSTYLGMKIGIREVPPFLLSGIRFIIAGSLLFAWAIYKEKQWPSIKQVLNASLIGFLLIGIGNSGVAFSLKYMPSGLVSLIVAANPAWFILLDYLFFSRKKVGIRTLLGIGFGFIGLFLIFNPFSATEHKDFPLWPIGVVVMGSMCWVTGSLLSPRLKLPQQLTNTAIQTFVGGIAALVMSAVLEDNQLASIQSMTHVSIGAIAYLIIFGSWIGYTSYSWLINNAPPRITATYAYVNPVVALFLGWSIAGEQLSLEMFAGSVIVILGVVLMTLRKH, from the coding sequence ATGGGTACCGCCGGTCAACCGAAGACAAACCTCTTAATCCCCGCCCTATTGGCAGTATATATCATATGGGGTTCCACGTATTTAGGAATGAAGATCGGTATCCGGGAAGTCCCCCCGTTTTTATTATCCGGGATCCGTTTTATCATCGCGGGTAGCCTATTATTTGCCTGGGCTATTTATAAAGAGAAGCAATGGCCCTCGATCAAGCAAGTTTTAAATGCCTCGTTAATTGGTTTTCTATTAATCGGTATCGGGAACTCCGGCGTTGCTTTTTCATTAAAATATATGCCTTCAGGATTGGTTTCCCTAATCGTTGCCGCGAACCCGGCTTGGTTTATATTGCTGGATTACCTGTTTTTCTCCCGGAAAAAAGTTGGTATCCGCACGCTCCTGGGCATCGGGTTCGGTTTCATCGGGCTGTTTTTGATCTTCAATCCCTTCTCGGCAACGGAACATAAAGATTTCCCCTTATGGCCAATCGGTGTTGTCGTGATGGGGAGCATGTGCTGGGTTACGGGTTCTTTACTTTCACCCCGCTTAAAATTACCGCAACAATTAACCAATACGGCCATCCAGACTTTCGTAGGGGGTATCGCCGCGCTCGTTATGAGTGCCGTGTTGGAAGATAATCAACTTGCATCGATTCAATCAATGACGCATGTGTCTATCGGCGCAATTGCCTATTTAATAATCTTCGGTTCCTGGATCGGTTATACATCTTATTCATGGCTGATCAATAATGCCCCTCCGCGAATTACGGCTACTTATGCATACGTAAACCCAGTTGTAGCATTGTTTTTAGGTTGGTCGATAGCAGGGGAGCAGCTTTCCCTGGAGATGTTCGCGGGCTCGGTGATCGTTATATTGGGCGTGGTATTGATGACACTCAGGAAACATTAA
- a CDS encoding glycosyltransferase family 2 protein, producing the protein MKISVIISTYNAEAWLEKVLWGYNQQTFNEFELVIADDGSRETTRQLVSKIQAEVNFPIQYIWHEDNGFQKSTILNKAITACKSDYILMSDGDCIPRKDFVEMHMKYRKPGHFISGGYYMLPMNISELIKKDDIISQRCFDIDWLLSHGLKKSFKNNKLSSKGFKAHLLNAVTPTKASWNGHNSSGWKADILAVNGFDERMQYGGQDRELGERLMNLGIKGIQKRYSAICIHLDHKRGYKTEDSIAKNRAIRKTTKEGKIIYTPYGIKKEVEI; encoded by the coding sequence ATGAAAATATCTGTAATTATCAGTACCTACAACGCTGAAGCCTGGCTTGAAAAAGTATTATGGGGGTATAATCAGCAAACATTCAATGAGTTCGAATTAGTTATTGCAGATGATGGTTCCAGGGAAACTACCCGGCAATTAGTTAGCAAGATACAGGCAGAAGTTAATTTTCCCATCCAGTATATATGGCATGAAGATAACGGGTTTCAAAAATCGACCATCTTAAATAAAGCTATCACGGCATGTAAATCCGATTATATCTTGATGAGCGACGGCGATTGCATTCCCAGGAAAGATTTCGTTGAAATGCATATGAAATACCGCAAGCCGGGGCATTTTATCTCCGGGGGATATTATATGTTACCCATGAATATATCGGAATTAATAAAAAAAGATGATATTATTTCACAACGTTGTTTTGATATAGATTGGTTATTATCTCATGGCCTCAAAAAATCGTTTAAAAATAATAAACTCAGCAGTAAAGGTTTTAAAGCCCATCTCCTGAATGCGGTTACGCCTACCAAAGCGAGCTGGAACGGGCATAATTCTTCCGGTTGGAAAGCTGATATCCTGGCGGTAAACGGATTTGATGAAAGGATGCAATACGGCGGGCAAGACCGGGAACTGGGCGAACGCTTGATGAATCTCGGGATAAAAGGAATTCAAAAAAGGTACAGCGCAATATGCATCCACCTCGATCATAAACGTGGTTATAAAACGGAAGATTCGATCGCGAAAAATAGAGCAATCAGGAAAACGACAAAGGAGGGTAAAATAATATATACACCGTATGGCATCAAGAAAGAAGTAGAAATATAG
- a CDS encoding O-acetyl-ADP-ribose deacetylase, protein MIQLIQGDITRLVVDAIVNAANSSLLGGGGVDGAIHRAAGPSLLEECRKIRNRQGGCETGEAVITGAGNLPSRFVIHTVGPVWNGGEQNELQLLRNCYENSLALAVKNKVQTIAFPNISTGIYRFPKQLAAEIAISTVKEFTLNDMLEKVIFVSFDQENYAIYKNLML, encoded by the coding sequence ATGATTCAATTAATCCAAGGAGATATCACCCGGCTAGTAGTAGACGCTATCGTAAATGCCGCTAATTCCTCTTTGCTTGGTGGCGGGGGTGTAGACGGTGCCATCCATAGGGCCGCAGGTCCTTCCCTACTGGAAGAATGCAGGAAAATAAGGAATAGGCAGGGAGGTTGTGAAACGGGCGAAGCCGTAATTACCGGTGCGGGCAACTTGCCATCTAGGTTCGTAATACATACGGTTGGGCCAGTGTGGAACGGAGGGGAGCAAAATGAATTACAGCTCTTGAGAAATTGCTATGAAAACTCTTTGGCCTTAGCTGTAAAAAACAAGGTGCAGACAATTGCATTCCCTAATATTAGCACCGGGATATACCGATTTCCAAAACAGCTTGCAGCAGAAATCGCTATATCCACGGTGAAAGAATTTACCTTGAACGATATGTTAGAGAAAGTAATTTTTGTAAGCTTTGATCAAGAAAATTATGCTATCTATAAGAACCTAATGTTGTAG